A genomic region of Chionomys nivalis chromosome 12, mChiNiv1.1, whole genome shotgun sequence contains the following coding sequences:
- the Itm2b gene encoding integral membrane protein 2B, whose product MVKVTFNSALAQKESKKDEPKSSEEALIIPPDAVAVDCKDPEDVVPVGQRRAWCWCMCFGLAFMLAGVILGGAYLYKYFALQPDDVYYCGLKYIKDDVILNEPSAEAPAARYQTVEENIKIFEEDEVEFISVPVPEFADSDPANIVHDFNKKLTAYLDLNLDKCYVIPLNTSIVMPPRNLLELLINIKAGTYLPQSYLIHEHMVITDRIENVEHLGFFIYRLCHDKETYKLQRRESIRGIQKREASDCFNIRHFENKFVVETSICS is encoded by the exons ATGGTGAAGGTGACGTTCAACTCGGCGCTGGCCCAGAAGGAGTCCAAGAAGGACGAGCCCAAGAGCAGTGAGGAGGCGCTCATCATCCCTCCGGATGCCGTGGCTGTGGATTGCAAG GACCCGGAGGACGTGGTCCCAGTTGGGCAGAGAAGAGCGTGGTGTTGGTGCATGTGCTTCGGACTGGCCTTCATGCTTGCTGGTGTCATCCTTGGAGGCGCCTACCTGTACAAGTATTTTGCACTTCAG CCGGATGATGTGTACTACTGCGGGCTCAAGTACATCAAAGATGACGTCATCTTGAACGAGCCTTCTGCAGAAGCCCCAGCTGCTCGCTACCAGACAGTTGAAGAGAATATTAAGATCTTTGAGGAGGACGAGGTGGAATTCATCAGCGTGCCTGTGCCAGAGTTTGCAGACAGCGACCCCGCCAACATCGTGCACGACTTTAACAAG AAACTCACTGCTTACCTGGACCTTAACCTGGACAAGTGCTACGTGATCCCTCTGAACACATCCATCGTTATGCCGCCCAGAAACCTGCTGGAGCTGCTCATTAACATCAAG GCTGGAACCTACTTGCCCCAGTCGTACCTTATTCACGAGCACATGGTGATTACCGACCGCATCGAAAACGTGGAGCACCTGGGCTTCTTCATCTATCGACTGTGTCACGACAAGGAAACCTACAAGCTGCAGCGCCGAGAAAGTATTAGAG GTATTCAGAAGCGCGAAGCCAGTGACTGTTTCAACATTCGGCATTTCGAGAACAAATTTGTTGTGGAAACTTCAATTTGTTCTTGA